ctaatcaaaagtagtacactataaagggaatagggtgccagttgggatgCATACTTGTCTGTTTAGTCTGACCTGTCTAACACTAAGTATTGTCAGCACATCTGCTATGGGTTATTGGGTTTGGAGGTTTGGCTATTTCACTCTTGATAGGATATAGGGATGTAAACGTTTAAACAAAATTGGGATCCTTAACGTTAAGAAAAATCCCTAaccaaaaaaacatgttttgtgATTGTTTGTGTTCTCAGAATTACTGCAACTAATCCGTCACCTCTATTCCTAAAATACTGAATCTTAGGAGTCGAATCTTGACACTCACCAATGGGAGTTGACGTGTAATCAATTATTTTGGAGTTGACTCTCCCCCACTCCGTCGTTGTCGTTAAGTTGGGAAAATGGCAGAGAAAGGCTAGCGACagcagtgaagtcctgtatggcaATATTTTGAGAAGGAAATGCAAACTTTGCGAGGTGAGGTACAGTGAGGTAGTGGGGTACAGTGAGGTAGTGGGGTACAGTAAGGTAGTGGGGTACAGTAAGGTAGTGGGGTACAGTGAGACAGTGAGGTACAGTAAGGTAGTGAGGTACAGTAAGGTAGTGGGGTACAGTAAGGTAGTGGGGTACAGTAAGGTAGTGGGGTACAGTAAGGTAGTGGGGTACAGTAAGGTAGTGGGGTACAGTAAGGTAGTGGGGTACAGTGAGACAGTAAGGTAGTGGGGTACAGTGAGACAGTAAGGTAGTGGGGTACAGTGAGGTACAGAAAGGTAGTGGGGTACAGTGAGGTACAGTAAGGTAGTGGGGTACAGTAAGATTCAGTAAGGTAGTGGGGTACAGTAAGATTCAGTAAGGTAGTGGGGTACAGTAAGGTAGTGGGGTACAGTAAGATACAGtaaggtacatttacattttagtcatttagcagacgttcttatccagagcgacttacagtagtgaatacatacatttcatacattttttttctttccgtactggtcccccgtgggaatcgaacccacaaccctggcgttgcaaacaccatgctctaccaactgagccacacgggaccccagGTAGTGGGGTACAGTAAGGTACAGTAATGGTAGTGGGGTACAGTAATGGTAGTGGGGTACAGTAATGGTAGTGAGGTACAGTAATGGTAGTGAGGTACAGTAATGGTAGTGGGGTACAGTAAGGTACAGTAAGGTAGTGAGGTACAGTAATGGTAGTGGGGTACAGTAAGGTACAGTAAGGTAGTGAGGTACAGTAATGGTAGTGGGGTACAGTAAGGTACAGTAAGGTAGTGAGGTACAGTGAGGTGCAGTAATGGTAGTATAGGTGCAGTAATGGTAGTATAGGTGCAGTAATGGTAGTATAGGTGCAGTAATGGTAGTATAGGTGCAGTGCTTTAACCGTTGACCCTAACCGTTGCTTGTAGCTGCATTGGGAATTTTTCTTATTGACAGTTTAAAAATGATCAATTTCTCACATCCAATGATTTATACATACACTAGATACCTTATACGGGGCACTGTTTTGAAGCCGACCTTGCCTCCATTttgtggggcggcagcgtagcctagtggttagagcgttgcgccagtaaccgaaaggttgcaaaatcgaatccccgagctgacgaggtaaaaatctgtcgttctgcccctgaacaaggcagttaacccacttttcctaggccatcattgaaaataagaatttgttcttaactgacttgcctagttaaataaataaaggtaaataatctTGGCTCTCCCTCACCATTGTGTTGAAGCCactgtgcctccatcttggctctccctcaccattgtgttgaagccactgtgcctccatcttggctctccctcaccattgtgttgaagccactgtgcctccatcttggctctccctcaccattgtgttgaagccactgtgcctccatcttggctctccctcaccattgtgttgaagccactgtgcctccatcttggctctccctTAACAATGTAAAAAAGATTTAGGAagatatagaaatgcatttaatgtctacattttgtttttgccacattttattctattacagacatacattatgtgagctaaacattttccttaaagtatcaTTTTTATGGATTACTATTgctactgtccccactacaattattattatttttaaatgtatgtcaTTTTGTcctttttaattgaaatactgtagaattccattaattccgatgcaggactgctcctactggggagtgccaaCATGGCCGACCGGTGGATTCAAAGCCTTatcaatccagggtttatatccATCATTGGTTACATCCCTAATAGGAGAAAGAGGATTGCTTGTTATTTTTGGCCTACAGAATAGAAAGGagaggtttttaaaaaaaaacgtaCTTTCTGTACAGTGTTCACATGGATGTCTTTTGATGAGAGGTCCATTGTTGATCTAAAGAATTTAACAATTGTTTAAATGTAGAATGTTTTTTTTGGTAAAAAGAATCAGACTTCACCCACAAAAAgtaaatatgaagaaaaaaataagttTATCTGTCGCCCCTTACTGTGTAGACTCGTCGTTCTTGTCTCCCGTCTCCACTTCTCCTCCTGTTGTGTGGATGGGTTCTCAGTCTGTAACATTTCTATTGATAGTTTATTTAACCCTGTGACTGTGAGGATTCATCATAACAGCTTTTTATCTGCCTTTCAGACTCTGTAGCAGCTGAGATCGGCTTCTCTGTGTACCCTCTGGGGGATGAGGAAGAGAGTTGTGCCTTCAGCCGTCTCAGTATGGAGAGTGACGCAGATGAGCCCCGCACCGCCACCGAGAGCTGCAGGGACCAGGAGGATGGTCCAACCTCCCAGCCCGACCTCGAGCCCCCCTTCCCCTCCTACCTGTCCTGTCGGGGCTGCGGCCTGGATCTGGTGGGACCCTACTGCCACCGCTGTtgcaagggaggaggaggaggaggggaattcAGCGGTGCGTTCGGTGGCTTTCGCTCCGGTTCGCGGTCACAAGCGGACGATAGCGAGGAAGGAGGGGACGTAACGGACGACAACTCCATAATGGGTGACGACGGTCCCAACTCCAAGCTCCACTCCTGCCAGTTGTGTGGGTTCTCCTCACGCTATGCCAATCACGTCAAGAGGCACATGAAGACTCACAACGGGGAGAAGCCGTACCACTGTCCCCTGTGTACCTACGCCTCAGCCCAGCTGGTCAACCTGCAGAGACACCTGAggattcacactggagagaaaccataCAGGTGTGACCGCTGCTCCTTCGCCTGCAGTTCCCTAGGCAACCTGAAGAGGCATCAGAGGATGCATGTGGTTGGACAGCCGGGACAGGGGGCGGGACAGGAAGCAGTCAGACCTGCCTGCGTATCTCCTATTGATCCCTCTGCCGTTGGCCCTCCTGCTGTTGGCCCTCCTCCTATTGGGCCTCCTGCTAGTGGGCATGGTCTTAAGAAGAAGGAGGAGCCCAGTGCTTCAGCTGAAGGTATTTTTCAATTACacagaaaaatataaacgcaacatgcaacagtttaaaagattttactgagttacagtttatgtaaggaaaccagtcaattgaaataaattcattagctcctaatctatggatttcacatgactgggaatacagatatgcatctgttggataTACAGATAAAAAGTAGGGCTATGGAtcagagaaccagtcagtatctggtgtgaccaccatttgcctcatgcagcgacacatcttcacatagagttgatcaggctcttgattgtggaatgttgtcccactcctcttcaatggctctgcgaagttgctggatattggcgggaactggaacaggctttcgtacatgtcgatccagagcatcccaaacatgctcaatgggtgacatgtctggtgagtatctagaccatggaagaactgagacattttcagcttccaggaagtgtgtacagatctttgtgacatggggccgtgcattatcatgctgaaacatgaggtgatggagacagatgaatggcacgacaatgggcctcaggatctcgtcacggtatctctgtgcattcaaattgccatcgataaaatgcaattgtgctcgttgtccgtagcttatgcctgcagctcataccataaccccacaatGGGGCAGTCTTTTCACAACActaacatcagcaaaccgctcgcccacatgacgccgtACTCGCtgcctgccatctgcccggtacagttaaaACCATGATTCATCTATAAAGAGCACACTCttatccagcgtgccagtggccatcgaaggtgagcatttgcccattgaagtcggttacgaagccgaactgcagtcagatcaaaaccctggtgaggacgacgagcacgaagatgagcttccctgagatggtttctgacaggttgtgcagaaattctttggttgtgtaaacccacagtttcatcagctgtttggGTGGCTGGTTTCAGACCACCGCGCagctgaagaagctggatgtggaggtcctgggctggtgtggttacacgtgatctgcggttctgaggccggttagacgtactgccaaatcctctaaaacaacgttggaggcggcttatggtagaaaaaggaacattcaattctctggcggGCATTCCTGCAATtagtatgacaaaactgcacattttacagtgggcttttattgtccccagcacaaggttcaatgatcatgctgtttaatcatcttcttgatatgccacacctgtcaggtggatggattatcttggcaaaggctcactaacagggatgtaaacaaatgtgtgcacaacattttgagagaaataagctttttgtgtgtgtggaacatttctgggatctttttatttcagctcatgaaaaatgttAACTGAAAATTTAGGCCTGTATCAGTTCTTCAGTTACACCATTTGGAATACTTTAAAGATGTGTTCATGTATATTTTCATACAattacactacctttcaaaaagtttggggtcacttagaaatgtccttgtttttgaaaggaaaaaaaaaaaatgttgtttatttttaaaataacatcaaattgatcagaaatacagtgtcgaaattgttaatgttgtaaatgactattatagctggaTACGTCAGAGtttgtttttttaatggaatatctacataggcgtacagaggcccattatcagcaaccatcactcctgtgttccaatggcacgttgtgttggctaatccaagtttatcattttaaaaaggctaattgatcattagaaaacccttttgcaattatgttagcacagctgaaaactgttgtgctgatttaaagaagcaataaaactggccttctttagactagttgagtatctggagcatcagcatttgtgggttcgattacaggctcaaaatggccagaaaccaagaactttcttctgaaactcagtctattcttgttctgaaaaatgaaggctgttccatgcgagaaattgccaagaaacggaagatctcgtacaacgccatgtactactcccttcacagaacagcgcaaactggctctaaccagaatagaaagaggagtgggaggccccggggcacaactgagcaagaggacaagtacattagagtgtctagtttgagaaacagatgcctcacaagtcctcaactggcagcttcattaaatagtacccgcaaaacaccagtctcaacgtcaacagtgaagaggcgactccgggatgctggccttccaggcaagagttcctctgtccagtgtctgtgttcttttgcccatcttaatcttttatttttattggccagtctgagatatgactttttctttgcaacgCTGCCTGTTGaccttgagactggtgttttgcgggtactatttaatgaagctgccagtctgaggtgcagttaattgcagatttctgaggctggtaattctaatgaactaatcctctgcagcagaggtaactctgggtcttcctttcctgtggtggtcctcatgagagccagtttcatcatagcgcttgatggtttttgcgactgcacttgaagaaacgttcaaagttcttagtcttccgtattgactgaccttcatgtcttaacgtaatgatggactgttgtttctctttgcttgtttgagctgttcttgctataatatggacttgctcttttaccaaatagggctataatctgtataccaaccctaccacaACACAACTTAATGtgttttagccaatcagaaggaaagaaattccacaaatgaacttttaaccaggcacacctgttaattaaaatgtattccaggtgactacctcatgaatctggttgagagaatgcaaagctgtcatcaaggcaaagggtggctactttttttTTAGCTTGAGACATGATTCTATATGtcttatttcataattttgatgtcttcactattattctacaatgtagaaaatagtaaaaataaagaaaaaccctgtgtGTGTGATGACTAATTTGGGCCACCTCTGCTCTGATTTCAGAAGTGGTGAGGTCTGATCTAAACCTCCACAACAGAGACTACCTGCCACGCTACAACAGACTAAGGTTACCACCACCACTGGAGCAACAGCCCCCGAGACTTTTTGAGGGGCCTGGACTTGGGGCTCGGGTCGGGGCTGGGACTTTAGCAAGGTGTTTGACTAGCACTAAGTCTGGGCCTGGAGTCAGAGCTGTGGTGGGAGTGAagtcagaggacacacacagagactctctccttcctctgctcTTCCCCTTTACCTGTCGTCTCTGTGGTATCCCCCTGGAGGATGAGGATGGCTCTACTGCCCAGATCTGTGCCAAATGCACCCTGGACATGCTGACCAAGGAGTCATCTGGCCCCAATAGCCCCGGGGAGCGTGGggacaaggtctacacctgcagTGCCTGTCCCTTCCTCACCCACTACCCCAACCACCTGGCGCGACACATGAAGACGCACAGCGGAGAGAAGCCGTACAAGTGCCCTCAGTGCGACTACGCCTCCGCCCACTTCGACAACCTGAAACGCCACCACCGCGTGCACACGGGCGAGAAGCCGTACAAGTGCCACCTGTGTGACTACGCCTGTGGGAACCTGGCTAACTTAAAACGCCACCAGCGGGTCCACTCGGGCGCCAAGCCGTTCCAGTGCGCAGTGTGTAGCTACAGCTGTAACCAGAGTATGAATCTGAAGAGACACATGCTGAgacacacgggagagaagccttataagTGCCAGCAGTGTGGATACACCACAGGACATTGGGACAACTACAAACGACACCAGAAGAAACATGGCCTCGCCACCGACGGATGGG
The window above is part of the Salmo salar chromosome ssa15, Ssal_v3.1, whole genome shotgun sequence genome. Proteins encoded here:
- the LOC106571014 gene encoding zinc finger protein 513, with product MPRRKQQNPQPVKLDSEDGVLTIGAPGSLNLKADFLLGHDLEFGDPGHDKILGLDDKYSDSVAAEIGFSVYPLGDEEESCAFSRLSMESDADEPRTATESCRDQEDGPTSQPDLEPPFPSYLSCRGCGLDLVGPYCHRCCKGGGGGGEFSGAFGGFRSGSRSQADDSEEGGDVTDDNSIMGDDGPNSKLHSCQLCGFSSRYANHVKRHMKTHNGEKPYHCPLCTYASAQLVNLQRHLRIHTGEKPYRCDRCSFACSSLGNLKRHQRMHVVGQPGQGAGQEAVRPACVSPIDPSAVGPPAVGPPPIGPPASGHGLKKKEEPSASAEEVVRSDLNLHNRDYLPRYNRLRLPPPLEQQPPRLFEGPGLGARVGAGTLARCLTSTKSGPGVRAVVGVKSEDTHRDSLLPLLFPFTCRLCGIPLEDEDGSTAQICAKCTLDMLTKESSGPNSPGERGDKVYTCSACPFLTHYPNHLARHMKTHSGEKPYKCPQCDYASAHFDNLKRHHRVHTGEKPYKCHLCDYACGNLANLKRHQRVHSGAKPFQCAVCSYSCNQSMNLKRHMLRHTGEKPYKCQQCGYTTGHWDNYKRHQKKHGLATDGWVKVQMSGAHEEEDEEERVAGQPQRKEEEAMMQYMSR